In Helianthus annuus cultivar XRQ/B chromosome 9, HanXRQr2.0-SUNRISE, whole genome shotgun sequence, the following are encoded in one genomic region:
- the LOC110875282 gene encoding disease resistance protein RPV1-like has product MTPNLEKLNLEGCYDFLKLHIPVGCPKLKFLNLGGSKVSILNLGMTPHLEELNLSGCNKFVELHMPIECPKLKFLNLKGSKVRFLNLGMTPHLEELNLEQCNEFVELHSHVKCLNIKSLNLSGSKVRNLNLGITPNLESLNLKGCSDFVELHMPVKCPELQFLCLGGSKVSNLNFEMTPHLKELDLEGCYYLQEIHAPVGCLKNLVYFNFNGCSRFKLFVINKWNNERRLYDVVTLKLIAESRYRCPLHPDSNLPKFQFNCIYREPLPSSSGNVEKLISFGLCACTNLESFSTSICGLQHLRELTLKGSIPEVPNDLDQLQSLKMLCLSMGKIKHLPDSIFRLKRLMYLDLSYCISLQDIPNSICKMESLKDLNLQFCKQVEKLPQEFGEMKHLNALNIEDAGIRHLPCSIFQLKGLRITGSRGQLESCGFTNIISRSRGCYVLL; this is encoded by the coding sequence ATGACTCCAAATCTCGAAAAGTTAAATCTGGAAGGATGTTATGACTTTCTCAAACTACACATCCCCGTTGGATGTCCAAAGCTCAAATTTCTCAACCTCGGAGGTTCTAAGGTGAGTATTCTTAACCTTGGGATGACTCCACATCTCGAGGAGTTAAATCTTAGCGGATGTAATAAATTTGTGGAACTCCACATGCCCATTGAATGTCCAAAGCTCAAATTTCTCAACCTCAAAGGTTCTAAGGTGAGATTTCTTAACCTTGGGATGACTCCACATCTTGAGGAGTTAAATCTTGAACAATGTAATGAATTTGTAGAACTCCACTCGCATGTTAAATGTCTAAACATCAAATCCCTCAATCTTAGTGGTTCTAAGGTGCGTAACCTTAACCTTGGGATTACTCCAAATCTTGAAAGCTTAAATCTCAAAGGATGTTCTGACTTTGTAGAACTCCACATGCCCGTTAAATGTCCAGAGCTCCAATTCCTCTGCCTTGGTGGTTCTAAGGTGAGTAACCTCAATTTCGAGATGACTCCACATCTCAAGGAGTTAGATCTTGAAGGATGTTATTACCTTCAAGAAATTCACGCTCCCGTGGGTTGTCTAAAAAATCTTGTCTACTTTAACTTCAACGGTTGCTCAAGGTTTAAACTTTTTGTTATTAACAAATGGAATAACGAACGTCGTCTTTATGATGTTGTTACACTGAAACTAATTGCGGAGTCCCGATATAGATGCCCACTGCATCCAGACAGTAATTTGCCTAAGTTTCAGTTTAATTGTATATATCGGGAACCTCTACCCTCATCGAGTGGAAATGTTGAGAAGCTTATATCTTTTGGTCTATGTGCTTGCACAAACCTTGAGTCGTTTTCAACAAGCATTTGTGGTTTGCAACATTTAAGAGAGCTCACTCTTAAAGGCAGTATTCCGGAGGTTCCCAATGATCTGGACCAGTTACAAAGTCTAAAGATGCTATGTTTGTCAATGGGAAAGATTAAGCATCTTCCGGATAGCATTTTTAGGTTGAAACGTTTGATGTATCTTGACTTAAGTTATTGTATATCCTTACAAGATATCCCAAACAGTATCTGTAAGATGGAAAgtttaaaagatttaaatctcCAATTTTGTAAACAAGTTGAAAAATTGCCCCAGGAATTTGGAGAAATGAAACACTTGAATGCGTTAAACATAGAAGATGCGGGTATAAGACATCTTCCGTGCAGCATTTTTCAATTGAAAGGTCTGCGTATTACAGGGTCTAGGGGGCAGCTTGAGTCCTGTGGTTTTACTAATATAATCTCAAGATCCAGAGGCTGCTATGTGCTGTTGTGA
- the LOC110877191 gene encoding TMV resistance protein N-like: MMWNPLKSANKVGRSVGEAFEEVTRKRTLEDVNLEKKDEIGGWRNALTEAASLAGMELKNTFNGHEAKFIQQIVQDVSLNLHLIDLSVNRKLVGMETRVKGIISSLELDLNDVRMIGIKGIGGGGKTTLARAVFDHISVRFEGKSFVEDVREVSKGSLYGLKDLQKQILSSVLNDQTIVVAGVSDGKRMMKRMMPHRKVLVVLDDVDDIDQLEALAGEPTWFKSGSRIIITTRDEQVLVAQRVNVIHDVNLLSDEEAICLFSRYAFGREIPDQGYEELLGKVVHYAAGLPLTIKVLGSHLCGRSEHEWVDAIERLKKIPLKGTLERLKISYNGLENDEKEIFLDVVCILKGEKKDDSIRILESCGLHAHIGLRVLEQKSLITISDYDGLRFHDHIEEMGWNIVRGLHPLEPSKHNRLWIKEEIEDILVNELGTDVTRSIKLKYTSLHPTTIMRGLRRMRELRFLSVLTLYGKKEI, translated from the exons ATGATGTGGAACCCACTGAAGTCCGCAAACAAAGTGGGTCGATCGGTTGGTGAAGCCTTTGAAGAGGTCACAAGGAAGAGGACGTTGGAAGATGTAAATCTG GAAAAGAAAGATGAGATTGGAGGGTGGAGAAATGCTCTTACAGAAGCAGCAAGCCTAGCTGGGATGGAGTTGAAGAACACTTTCAACGG GCATGAAGCAAAATTTATCCAACAAATCGTTCAAGACGTTTCACTAAATCTACATCTCATTGACTTGAGCGTCAATAGGAAGTTAGTAGGCATGGAGACTCGGGTAAAGGGCATAATTTCATCTTTGGAGCTTGATTTAAATGATGTTCGGATGATAGGGATCAAGGGGATTGGAGGTGGTGGGAAGACGACTTTGGCGAGAGCTGTTTTTGATCATATATCCGTCCGGTTTGAAGGTAAGAGCTTTGTTGAAGATGTGAGAGAAGTTTCAAAAGGCTCTTTGTATGGGTTGAAGGATTTGCAAAAGCAGATCCTTTCATCTGTATTAAATGATCAAACCATTGTTGTAGCTGGTGTTTCTGATGGAAAAAGgatgatgaaaaggatgatgcCTCATAGAAAGGTTCTTGTAGTTCTAGATGATGTGGATGATATAGACCAGCTTGAAGCATTAGCAGGTGAGCCTACCTGGTTTAAGTCGGGAAGTAGAATCATCATCACCACAAGAGATGAGCAAGTGTTAGTAGCACAACGAGTGAATGTTATTCATGATGTCAATCTGTTATCAGACGAGGAAGCAATTTGCCTCTTTAGTAGGTATGCATTTGGGAGGGAAATTCCAGATCAAGGGTATGAAGAGCTATTAGGAAAAGTTGTACATTATGCTGCCGGTCTTCCCTTAAcaatcaaagttttgggttcacATCTTTGTGGTAGAAGTGAGCATGAATGGGTAGACGCCATAGAAAGACTAAAAAAAATTCCGTTAAAGGGGACtttggaaagattgaaaataagcTATAATGGTCTTGAGAATGATGAGAAAGAaatattcttagatgttgtatgcATACTAAAAGGTGAAAAGAAAGATGACTCAATAAGAATCCTTGAAAGTTGTGGGTTGCATGCTCATATTGGTTTAAGAGTTCTTGAGCAGAAATCTTTGATAACTATTTCTGATTATGACGGTTTGCGTTTCCATGACCATATAGAAGAAATGGGTTGGAATATTGTCCGTGGTTTGCACCCTCTTGAGCCTAGCAAGCATAACCGACTATGGATTAAAGAGGAAATAGAAGATATATTGGTTAATGAATTG GGTACCGACGTAACAAGAAGTATTAAACTAAAATACACAAGTCTCCATCCAACAACTATTATGAGAGGTCTTAGGAGAATGAGGGAACTTAGATTTCTTTCCGTGCTAACTCTATACGGGAAAAAAGAGATATAG